From Actinomycetota bacterium, one genomic window encodes:
- the dapA gene encoding 4-hydroxy-tetrahydrodipicolinate synthase, with the protein MEFGSVLTAMVTPFKGDLTLDYDRAQELATYLIENGSDGLVISGTTGESPTLTADEKVQLFKVVKEAIGNKGTVIAGTGSYCTAESIELTKRAEKVGVDGSMLVTPYYNKPPQEGLYNHFKTIAESTSLPIILYNVPSRTAQNLEASTTIALSKVHNILGIKEAGGNLAQIAKIVSETPDDFLVYSGDDGLTLPIIALGGVGVISVASHIAGREIQQMIKAYKQGNTQEALELHLRLLPLFKALFMTTNPIMVKAAVKLKGIDVGAPRPPLIEANREQISKLKKIMRDAKVV; encoded by the coding sequence ATGGAATTTGGATCGGTTCTAACGGCGATGGTGACTCCATTTAAAGGAGACCTAACTTTGGATTATGATCGAGCTCAGGAATTAGCTACTTATCTCATAGAGAATGGCTCCGATGGTCTCGTGATCTCCGGCACCACGGGTGAATCTCCCACACTAACCGCAGACGAAAAGGTTCAACTCTTCAAGGTAGTAAAAGAAGCCATTGGCAATAAGGGCACGGTCATCGCCGGTACTGGCAGCTACTGTACCGCGGAAAGCATAGAACTGACTAAGCGCGCCGAAAAAGTGGGTGTGGATGGTTCTATGCTGGTGACACCCTATTACAATAAACCACCCCAAGAAGGCCTTTATAACCATTTTAAAACGATTGCCGAAAGTACCTCGCTCCCCATTATCTTGTACAATGTACCCTCACGCACAGCTCAGAATCTGGAAGCTTCAACGACGATTGCTCTGTCCAAAGTCCATAATATCCTGGGAATAAAGGAGGCCGGTGGGAACTTGGCACAAATAGCCAAGATCGTGAGCGAAACCCCTGATGACTTCCTCGTTTACAGTGGAGACGATGGTCTCACCCTTCCCATAATCGCCCTGGGGGGAGTAGGCGTCATCAGTGTCGCTTCTCACATCGCGGGTAGGGAAATTCAACAAATGATAAAGGCTTATAAACAAGGCAATACTCAAGAGGCCCTTGAGCTTCATCTGCGTTTATTGCCCCTGTTTAAAGCCCTGTTCATGACGACCAATCCCATTATGGTTAAGGCTGCAGTTAAACTTAAGGGTATTGATGTAGGCGCACCAAGGCCACCGCTCATTGAGGCCAATCGGGAGCAGATTTCAAAACTGAAAAAGATCATGAGAGATGCAAAAGTCGTGTAA